DNA sequence from the Corynebacterium yudongzhengii genome:
CGTCGGCGGTGCCGGGGCCTCGGCCACCCGCCGCGGGCTGACCATCGCGGTGCGCCACGCCCTCAAGCGCACCCAGTTCACCACCCCGACTGGCGAGCCCGTGCATATCATGCGCTACCAGCTCCACCAGCGCAAACTCGTCCCCGAGCTCGCCCGCGCCTACGCCTTCGGCTTCGCCCAGAACGAGCTGATGAAAAGCTTCCAGGCCGTGGCCGACGGCGAAGGCGACGAGACCGCCCAGCGCGAACTGGGCACGCACGCCGCCGGGCTTAAAGCCGCCCAGACCCGCTGGGCGAACGACACTTTGCAGATGTGCCGCGAGGCCTGCGGCGGCTACGGCTACATGGCAGAAAACGGCCTGACCACTTTAACTGCCGACGCCGACGTCTTCGCCACCTTCGAAGGCGACAACACGGTGCTCAGCCAGCTGGTCGCCCGCGGTCTGCTCTCCGGCTTCCAGGCCTCGTGGTCGAACCTCGACATGTTGGAGACCGTGCGCCGCTCCGCCGCGCTGGTGAGCAACCGCCTTCTAGAGCGCACCACCGCCAAAGCCACCATCGACCGGCTGGTCTCCATCGCCTCGCGGAAGTCGAGCGAGGAGAAGATCCTCGCCCGCGGCTGGCACGTCGAGCTTCTCGAATACCGCGAAAAGCGCATCATCGAAGCCCTCGGCATGCGCATGCGCGAGGTACTCAAGCTGGACAAGTCCGAGCAGTTCGAGGCCATGAACCAGTGCCAGAACCACATGGCCGACGCCGCTGCAGCCCACATGGACCGCGTCATCCTCGAGGCCTTCATCGAGGGCATCAGCGAAACCGAAGAAGGTCATGCCCGCGAGGTCTTGATCAAGCTCTGCGACCTCTACGCCTTATCGACCATCCACGACAACGCCACCTGGTACCTGGAGCGCTCCGTCTACGACGGCCCGCGCTCGCGCGGGATCGCGCAGGCGATCGAGAAGCTCTGTGCCGAACTCACTGACGACATCGAGGCCATCACCGACGGCCTCGGCGTGGAGGAGAAGTTCCTCAACTCGGTGATTGCTCAGGCTTAGGGTTTGGGGGTGCTGGTTGGTGCGCACTCTGACCGGCGAGGCTCCGTTTCTGGGAGGGTGAACTCATCCAGCGGTAGCGCAACACGGGCGCCCGGCCGGAGATGCGAGGGTGGCGGCCTGACGCTTGGCCGCGCCAGGCTCATCCGCCCCACCAGCGTCTCTGGCAAGCTCGCGCGGTCTGCTGGCGCCTTCCTGGCTATAACGCGATAGCGCTGGACGAAAGGAGGGGCCCTAAAGGAGTCCTGCTTTCGACCGCGTGGGACTCCTTTATATAGGGGTGCTTTCGACCGGGCGTGCGATAGGGGTTGTGCTGTATGGAATTCAGGGCGCTCCGCCCACAGTGGGCTGGTTTTCGTACCGTGTCAACGTCTGTGCTGTACAAAAGCTTAAAGGAAGGAGCTTAAGGGGCGCGCCCTTTAAACATTTGCCTGGCGGAAATAGCCGATTTGGGCGTCCTTCAAGATTCCTCCTTTAAGTATTAGTGTTCGAGTGCCACGGAGGCTCCACGAAACGGACCGCGACTGGGGTTGAATACCCTCATTTGCATAGAGTGACAGCGCTCGTCGACGGTCAAGTCCGCGGGAGTGGTGTATCTGTCCTTCCTGAATCATTGGAATCTAGTGGAGGGGGTGTCGGGGACCGGCGCGGGCTGGGTTGCTGTGCATTAGGCCGCTCCCTCGGTCGTGACGGTGTTGCTCGCGTCGACGGTGTTGGCGACGATAAGCTTTCGGGTTTGTTCCAGGCTTGCCAGTGACATGTAGCGCTTTTGTTGAATCCAATCATCATGCTGCTCGGCGAGCACTGCCCCGACGAGTCGTACTACCGCGGCCCGATTGGGGAAGATGCCGACAACGTCAGTACGCCGGCGGATTTCCCGGTTGAGTCGTTCCGTCGGGTTATTCGACCACACCTTCGTCCACACAGCTTTCGGCGTGTTCGTGAACGCTAAGATCTCATCCAACGACTCTTCCACGTATCCGGCTACTTCTGGGAAACGCTGGTGACAGAACTCTACTACTTCCCGGGCTTGGTCCCACGTGGACCTGGCGTCGGCTTGCTGAAAAATGGAATGAAACATCCCCGACAACGTCGTCCACCCGCGCTTGGAAACTTTCGAGGAAAGGTTCTTGGCAAAATGCGTTCGGCACCGCTGCCAACCGGCAGTAGGAAGAACTTGGCCGACAGCGGCCTGGATACCCAGGTGGGCATCACTAGTGACGAGGTAGACTTCACCAAGTCCGCGGGCTTTTAAGTCCTGGAAGAACCCGGTCCAAGATTCCACGGACTCTGATGTTGCTACTTGCATGCCCAAAAGCTCCCGGTAGCCGTCGTTATTGACACCGGTGGCAATAAGCACGCTGGTCGTGACTACCCGTCCGCCTTCACGAACTTTCATGGTCACCGCATCACAGGACAGGTAGTAGTACGGGCCCTGATCAAGCGGGCGGGTTCGAAACTCCTCGACCATGATGTCGAGTTCTTTGGCCATGTCAGAGACCTGGGACTTCGACAGGTTGGTGATCCCCAGTGTTGCGACCAGGTCGTTCATCCTGCGGGTGGAGACACCCTTTAAGTAGCAGGTGGCGATCACTGTGGTCAGGGCCCGTTCGGTTCTGCTGCGTCGTTCCACAAGCCAATCAGGAAAGAAGCTCCCGGTGCGTAGTTTTGGGATAGCGACGTCAATGGAGCCGACACGGGTGTCGAGTTGGCGGTGACGGTAGCCATTGCGGGTGTTGGTGCGCTGCGGAGAAACAGTGGCGTAGTCAGCACCGCAGACGCTGTCGGCCTGAGCCGAGAGGATTTGGTTGATGAAGTCCGAGAGCATTTGGCGCATCAAATCTGGGGACGCTTGAGTCAGTAGCTCTTCGAGATACGCGGTCGGATCGATATGATGAGGGTCAGCGGCCATCGCAGGGTACTTCCTTTCGAGGATAGGTAGAAGTTGATTCGAAAGGTACCCGCGATGGTCGCCTTCATGCACACCGGCACAAGACTTACCGCGGGCTACAGATACACCACGCTAACGGACGCAACCTCGTCGAATTCAGGGCCAAAGGAGGAGTCTCTCGACCTCGCCGAGCGGGGCACCGCTGATCACCGTTAATAGCCGCCTTCCGAAAGCGTGACGAGCGTCGCAATAACGCCGACAACCAACGGCATCGCGTATTTCCGTGGATGACGTAATGCGTTGCGCTCGGATTTCGTACCCTTAAGGGGGGTATTTGAACTCGAGCCACGCGGAGCCACACGCCGCTATGGCACACAGTACGAAGCCAACAATAATGTGCCACCAATTGAGAGTTTCGAAATAGAGTCCAACACTTAATGGCGCTAAAGAACCCACAGCAAAGATGGCGAGGTTGACCTCAGCTGACATCAGTCCGCTTCGCCGTGCATCCCCGACTAGAACAATGTGTTCCCGGGTTTGTGGGTTGCGGCTCAGTACTGTCGTTTGAGCCGTATTCACTACCGTTAATGCGATGAAAATAAGGGGTGAGACCCCTTCCTTAGCAATGGCCCAGCTCAACAATCCCGCGAAAGCAGAAATAAGTATCAGACTTGACCAGACGCGTGAATCATGGAGAGCGCTGGTAGCGAAGTAATTGGAGCGCAGCAGCTTCAGCGATCTCCTGCGCACTGACGTACGGACTACCGGAAGGTGTAACCCAAAGACGAAGGCAATGGCGATACCGGTTACAGCTAACAGTGTGGCGAGGAACACTGAGCAATAACCTGCCACAAGCGCAAGGGTGAACCCGAAAAGATAAGCAGCCAGGAGGCTGAATCGGCCATCGATGGTGGAGATCGCCAGTACAGCCAGCGACGAGAAAAGAGAGAAAATGAGGAGCGAGATGTAGCTCTGAGCGGAACCGTAACCGGCCTGGGAAAAGAACACTCCTAGCGGAAGTAGACCTTCGACTAGGTAAACGACAAGACCAATGAGTATCGATGCCAGCGCGAGGGTTTTCTCCGAAAAGGGGAAAATGAGTAGTTCACGCAGTTGGTTATCTCGCAGCCAACCTTGGAAAAGAGTACGGCAGAACAATATTGCGGCCACACCAGAGCTGAGGCCGAGAACTCGGAGATCCAAGGGAGGAACTAGGTCCGCGATCAGCACGACGACAATGCTCAGGACAACGCCAGTCACGAACACGTTGGGGCGTACGAATTGAGCAATGATGGCTCGACAGGCTAGCGCCAGATCCTGAGTCATGTGGCCGGACCTTGTTCGAGAAGATGAACAATGTCCTCTGCGCGGTTCGGGACTTGCCGCTGCCTGGACAACTCACCGTTTTGGAGGACGTACATGCTGTCGCAGCAGCGCACGAAGGATTCAGCGATGTGCGAGCTCATAAAAACTGAGTGATCTTGATCGGCGTAGGAGAGGATCGAGTCGTAGAGGAACTCGGTGCCGGTGAAGTCAAGAAAATCAACCGGTTCATCCAGAATCAACAGGGGCGCGCTGAGGGCAAATGCGCATATCAAACGGGCCTTCTTGTTGTTTTCGCTCGATAGGTCGGATAGTTTCGTCTCCACATGGGATGCGAATGAAAAGCCGTCGATGAGGGAGTGGACCGCATCATCGTCTATGTCACGTCGGTAGACGGTGTGGAGATACTTCAGCAGATCCTCGAACGTCCACTGGGGGAAAACTGTGCTCTTCTGCGAACACGGCGTACCGAGTGGCTTTGAAGTCCTTGTCGCCAGGAGAGCTTTTCCTTCCTCGAGTCCGGAAGTCTTCCGACGACCAACCGGGCAGAAGCCCCGTTAGCCCTCGGATGAAGGTGGGATTCCCAGCGCCGTTGCCGCCGAGCAGGCCAACCACTTTTCCGATCGGAATTGCGAACCTATTCCCGCGCATGATGGGGTTCTCAGGGTCATACCAGGCCTGAAAAGAAGTAACTTCTAGCAGCGGTTGGTCAGTGTCAGGCATCGCGGTTTTTGTGGAATCGGCTGAACCCGGCGAATAAGAGAATGAGCGTTGCGACTCCGAAAACGGCCGAGTCAATGCCAAAGCCGTTGCGGATGTAGAGCACGATGGCGATGACAAGGGTGAGAAGCGCGAGCAGGAAAGCGATGAGAGGGCTGCGGCTCTCGCGGGTCGGAACAGTCATTGAAAACCTATCCTTACCACTGGGACAGTGACGCACTAGATTCTAAACCACGTGTCCGAAAATATCTGGAGTATTAAATCTCTTGAAACGCTTTTGAGTTTTCTACACGGACGATAGCTCTGCCGGTAGTAAAACCGATAAATAGTAAAAACGCTAGTAGCATTAAAAGGATCCAAGCGTTATTTCTTGTAACAAAGCCATCGGTGAATCTGGTGCCAATGTATCCGGTTAAAACGAAAATAGACATGACCGCGATGAGGGGGCATGAAGCGGCCGCTGAAGTTGAGTGCGCCCGCCAGCCAAGTTGAAACCCCGAGTGGTGTGAGAATAATTGCGTCCGAGGGGTCTAGGGACATGCTCAAGTAAAGGCTTGAGAGTAAAATAGCTCCTAATAATAGGCAATAGCGCAAACTTTTAAGTCTGTTGCCATAAGTTGGGGGGTTGATTAGGAAAAAGACATTATCCCAATGAAGACCAACGCAGAGAATGCTCCTTTTGGAAGCGTCATATTGACCGCGGAAAAATGAGTGGACCGAAAGAGGATAAACACTATTGAGGAATACGCCAGAGTCCGGGAATGCTAAGCGTTAACGCGTTAGCAACAAGATTCGGGTTAGCGTTTCGAGCTTGGTTAAATAGCCACCATATGCTTGCAAAAACCATGCCGTCTGCAAGGGTGCTCGAGGTTAATAGGAGTGGCCATATTTAGGTGTCAGAGGCCAGGGGTAAGAGTTGTTGCCTTTTCGATTATGTAGGAGCCGAATTCCCGCAAAACAACCCACCCGCTAGCCTGGAACCCCAAGCAACGAAAGCCCCAACGAAAGGAAGCCCCAGTGACCGGAGAGCACACGCGCATGACCGCCTTCGTCCACGGTCATGTTCAAGGGGTGGGCTTTCGCTGGTGGACCCGCTCCCGGGCTCTCGAGCTGGGGTTGAGAGGACACGCCACCAACCTGCGCGACGGCCGTGTCCAGGTGGTGGCGGAGGGGGAGCGCGGGGACGTCGATAAGCTTCTGGAGCTGCTGCGGGAACAGCCGTCGACGACGCGGCGACCGGGCAGCGTGGAGACAGTCGTCGAGCAGTACTCCGCGCCGCGCGGCGAAGAAGGCTTCATCGAGCGCTAAGCCGCGTTCGCTAGTTGCTAGTCTGATTCATCGTGCACCTGAAATCGCTGACGCTTCGAGGCTTCAAGTCGTTCGCGTCCGCGACCACCATGAAGTTCGAACCCGGAATCTGTGCGGTCGTGGGGCCGAACGGTTCCGGCAAGTCCAACGTGGTCGACGCCCTGACCTGGGTGATGGGGGAGCAGGGCGCGAAGAACCTGCGCGGCGGCAAGATGCAGGACGTCATCTTTGCGGGCGCGGGCGATCGCAAGCCGCTGGGCCGCGCCGAGGTTACCCTCACCATCGACAACACCGACGGCAAGCTGCCGATCGAGTACTCCGAGGTCTCCATCACGCGGCGCATGTTCCGCGACGGCGCCAGCGAGTACGAGATCAACGGCGCCAAGGCGCGGCTCATGGACATCCAGGAGCTGCTCAGCGATTCGGGTATCGGGCGTGAGATGCACATCGTGGTCGGGCAGAACAAGCTCGGCGACATCCTCGCCTCCCGTCCCGAGGAGCGCCGCGCCTATATCGAGGAAGCGGCGGGTGTGCTCAAGCACCGGCGTCGCAAGGAGAAGGCCCAGCGCAAGCTGCAGGGCATGCAGGCGAACCTGGATCGGCTGCAGGATTTGACGGATGAGCTCGGCAAGCAGCTGAAGCCTTTGGCGCGGCAGGCGGAGACCGCCCAGCGGGCCGCGACCGTGCAGGCAGATCTGCGCGATGCGCGCCTGAAGCTCGCCGGGGATCGGGTGGTCACGCTGCGTGCGGAGCTCGAGAAGAACACCGCCCGCGCTGAGGAACTGCACGCCCAGGTTGAGACCGCCAGCGAGCGTCTCGACGAGGCCACCGCCCATCAACAGGTCGCCGAGCAGCGCCTCGAGGAGCTCACCCCGGCCGCGGAGGAGGCGCAGCAGCTGTGGTTTCGCTTATCGACGCTCGCCGAACGCCTCTCCGCCACCACGCGCATCGCTCAGGAACGCGCGGACAACGCCGGTACTGTGACCGCCTACCGCGGCCCTGACCCGGACGACCTCGAGGCCCAGGCGCAGCGTGCCGACGAAGAGCACGCCGAACTCGTCGAGGAAGCCGAGATCGCCGCCGAGAAACTCGAGGACCTTCGCGAGCAGGTCGCCGAGAAGCAGGAGATCTTCGACGCCGCCGACGCCGAGCACATGGCGCAGGTGCGGGCGATTGCGGATCGTCGTGAAGGGGTAGTGCGCCTGCTGGCCCAGGAGGAGTCGCTGACCGGCCAGATCACGTCTGCCGAGCAGGAGATCGAGCGCGCCAGCGCCACCGCCGCCGAGACCCGCGAGCGCGTCCGCGCGGCCGATAAGGAGGTCGCCGACGCCGCCCAGACGATCCGCGATCTCGCCGCCCAGCGTGAGCCGCTACACGAGGCCCACGTGCGCGCCAGCGCCGAAGCCCAAGCCGCGGACAAGCGTCTCGACCAGCTGCGCGACGAGCAGCGCCAGCGCGAACGCAGCGTCTATAGCCTGAGCGCGCGCATCGACACGCTCCAGGAATCCGCGCCGCGTCTGCAGGCCTCGGAGCTTCTCGACGACACCTTCGCCCCCGTCAGCGACCGCATCCGCCTCACCGACGTCTCGCTCGCCCGCGCGCTCTCGGCGGCCCTGGGTGCACACGCGGAGGCGCTGAGCGGGTCGACGACGAAGGGGGTCGTCGCGACGCTGGCCGAAGCCTCCCGCACCGTGGTGATCGACGACTCGCTCGTCGGGGAGAGCTGGCGCATGGACGCCGACCTGCCGGCCGGCACCCACTGGCTGCTGGATAGCGTGCATATCGACGACTCCCTCGCCGTCCCCATCAACCGCCTGCTCGCGGACGTGGTCGTGGCTCCGGATCTGGATACCGCCTTCGCCGTCATCGACCAAGACCCGCGCCTGCGGGCGGTGACGGCGGAAGGCGTCGTTGTCGGCGAAGGCTGGATCCAGGCCGGTACCGGTTCTACCTCGAGCGTGGAGACCTCCGCCCAGATCGAGCAGGCCACCGCGGAGCTCGAGGAGGCCAAAGCCCGACTCGACGAACTCGCCGGCACCCTCGAAGGCGCGCGCACCGCCGCGGAGGAAGCCCGCGTGGCGGCGGCGTCGGCGACCGCGGCGCTGCGCGAACACGACGCCGTCGCCGAGTCCTGGCAGCGCGACCATAAGCGGCTGCAGAAACAGTACGAGGCCAACCGCAAGGAGCACGAACGCTCGTCGGCACGCGCCACCGACGCCGAAGCCAGCCTCGCGCAGCTGCGCGATTCCTTGGCGGAGACCCGCGACCGGCTCGCCCGCGTGCAGGCCGACGACGAACCCGAGGAAGCCTCCACCGAGCAGCGCGACCGCGCCGCCGAAGCTCTCAACCAGATCAAGGCGATGGAGGTCGAAGCGCAGCTCGCCGCCCGCCAGGCGACCGAGCGTGCCGGGCAGAAGGCGGGGCGAGGGGATGCGTTGCGTCGCCAAGCGGAACACGAGCGCGAGGCCAAAGCCCGCCACGAGCGCGCGATGACCAAGCGGCGGTTGGCCGGGGAGCTGGCGGGGGCCGTCGCCAAGCACGCCCGGGATGTCGCCGCGCGTACCGACGACGCCCTCTCGCGTGCCACCGACCAGCGCGACGAGCTGACCCGCCAGCGGGGCGAGGTCAACCAGCAGGTCAGCCGGCTGCGCAGCGAGGTGCAGGCGGCGCGCCGGCAGGTAGACCAGCTCACCGAGAACGCGCACTCCGCCGAGATCGCGCGCTCGCAGGCGCAGGTGCGCGTCGATGAGGCGGAGGGCAAGATCGTCGAACAGCTCGGCGTGCCGATCAGCGACCTCCTGCGCGACTACACCCCCGGTGAGGACTTCGACCGCGCCGCCGAAAAAGCCCGCCAGAAGCAGGCGGAGAAGGACCTGCGCTCACTCGGTAAGGTCAACCCGCTGGCGCTCGAGGAGTACCGCGCGCAGGAGGAGCGCTACGACTTCCTGGCCACCCAGTTGGACGACGTCCTCCGCGCCCGCCGCGATCTCACCCAAGTCATCGAGGACGTGGACGCGCAGATCCTGCAGCTTTTTACCGACGCCTGGGCGGATGTCGAAAAGGAATTCCCCAAGGTCTTCGACACCCTGT
Encoded proteins:
- a CDS encoding acyl-CoA dehydrogenase family protein, which translates into the protein MTTTINPTPAAPRDRAALAAGLRAALDGEFHEFKQGLRERLDAETMVRPVGQDIDTAREWTTNSLRRLTETGYNTVGMPEEFGGTESFAHSIAAFEVLGTGDLSLTIKSGVQSGLFGGAILNLGNDEQRRRWLPGVMNLDILGCYGMTELGRGSDVQSLETTITYLPETEEFEVHTPTDDARKAYIGNAAKDGHMAAVFGKLIVDGTDHGVHCIVVPIRDDEGNALEGIELGDHGHKGGLLGVDNGTIAFHHVRVPRENLLDRYGHVSADGTYSSPIERRGKRFSTMLSTLVRGRISVGGAGASATRRGLTIAVRHALKRTQFTTPTGEPVHIMRYQLHQRKLVPELARAYAFGFAQNELMKSFQAVADGEGDETAQRELGTHAAGLKAAQTRWANDTLQMCREACGGYGYMAENGLTTLTADADVFATFEGDNTVLSQLVARGLLSGFQASWSNLDMLETVRRSAALVSNRLLERTTAKATIDRLVSIASRKSSEEKILARGWHVELLEYREKRIIEALGMRMREVLKLDKSEQFEAMNQCQNHMADAAAAHMDRVILEAFIEGISETEEGHAREVLIKLCDLYALSTIHDNATWYLERSVYDGPRSRGIAQAIEKLCAELTDDIEAITDGLGVEEKFLNSVIAQA
- a CDS encoding IS256 family transposase, which produces MAADPHHIDPTAYLEELLTQASPDLMRQMLSDFINQILSAQADSVCGADYATVSPQRTNTRNGYRHRQLDTRVGSIDVAIPKLRTGSFFPDWLVERRSRTERALTTVIATCYLKGVSTRRMNDLVATLGITNLSKSQVSDMAKELDIMVEEFRTRPLDQGPYYYLSCDAVTMKVREGGRVVTTSVLIATGVNNDGYRELLGMQVATSESVESWTGFFQDLKARGLGEVYLVTSDAHLGIQAAVGQVLPTAGWQRCRTHFAKNLSSKVSKRGWTTLSGMFHSIFQQADARSTWDQAREVVEFCHQRFPEVAGYVEESLDEILAFTNTPKAVWTKVWSNNPTERLNREIRRRTDVVGIFPNRAAVVRLVGAVLAEQHDDWIQQKRYMSLASLEQTRKLIVANTVDASNTVTTEGAA
- a CDS encoding acylphosphatase is translated as MTAFVHGHVQGVGFRWWTRSRALELGLRGHATNLRDGRVQVVAEGERGDVDKLLELLREQPSTTRRPGSVETVVEQYSAPRGEEGFIER
- the smc gene encoding chromosome segregation protein SMC: MHLKSLTLRGFKSFASATTMKFEPGICAVVGPNGSGKSNVVDALTWVMGEQGAKNLRGGKMQDVIFAGAGDRKPLGRAEVTLTIDNTDGKLPIEYSEVSITRRMFRDGASEYEINGAKARLMDIQELLSDSGIGREMHIVVGQNKLGDILASRPEERRAYIEEAAGVLKHRRRKEKAQRKLQGMQANLDRLQDLTDELGKQLKPLARQAETAQRAATVQADLRDARLKLAGDRVVTLRAELEKNTARAEELHAQVETASERLDEATAHQQVAEQRLEELTPAAEEAQQLWFRLSTLAERLSATTRIAQERADNAGTVTAYRGPDPDDLEAQAQRADEEHAELVEEAEIAAEKLEDLREQVAEKQEIFDAADAEHMAQVRAIADRREGVVRLLAQEESLTGQITSAEQEIERASATAAETRERVRAADKEVADAAQTIRDLAAQREPLHEAHVRASAEAQAADKRLDQLRDEQRQRERSVYSLSARIDTLQESAPRLQASELLDDTFAPVSDRIRLTDVSLARALSAALGAHAEALSGSTTKGVVATLAEASRTVVIDDSLVGESWRMDADLPAGTHWLLDSVHIDDSLAVPINRLLADVVVAPDLDTAFAVIDQDPRLRAVTAEGVVVGEGWIQAGTGSTSSVETSAQIEQATAELEEAKARLDELAGTLEGARTAAEEARVAAASATAALREHDAVAESWQRDHKRLQKQYEANRKEHERSSARATDAEASLAQLRDSLAETRDRLARVQADDEPEEASTEQRDRAAEALNQIKAMEVEAQLAARQATERAGQKAGRGDALRRQAEHEREAKARHERAMTKRRLAGELAGAVAKHARDVAARTDDALSRATDQRDELTRQRGEVNQQVSRLRSEVQAARRQVDQLTENAHSAEIARSQAQVRVDEAEGKIVEQLGVPISDLLRDYTPGEDFDRAAEKARQKQAEKDLRSLGKVNPLALEEYRAQEERYDFLATQLDDVLRARRDLTQVIEDVDAQILQLFTDAWADVEKEFPKVFDTLFPGGEGRLVLTEPEDMLTTGIEVEARPPGKKVKRLSLLSGGEKSLTALALLVAIFRARPSPFYVMDEVEAALDDVNLRRLIALFEELRKDSQLIVITHQKPTMDVANVLYGVTMRGDGITRVLSQRMNPEGQAPGAGV